Part of the Candidatus Saccharibacteria bacterium genome, GTAATGAGATAACATCAGAATACTGTACAAGCTCTGACAAACTTGAGTAGGTCATGCCAACTTTTTGGGCCCGTTCGTGGTTCGGGTACGGGTCGTAACCGCGAATATTCATGCCAAAACCACGGGCAATTTCTGCAACCCTAAAGCCAATTTTGCCGGTTCCAATAATACCAATAGTCTTGTGGCGAAGGTCGTAGCCGCGCAGGTCGTCGTGAACTAATTTACCTTGCTTAGTTAGGTCATTAGCCTGATCAAGCCGACGTGTTAGGCTCAGCAGCATCGCAAAGGCATATTCGGCAACGGTGCTGCTGCCATAGCTTGGTACGTTTACTACCGCGATTAATTTATTGAACGCCGCATCAAGGTCAACATTATTAAAACCAGTTGAACGGCACGCAATTAGCTGCAAATTTGTAGCTTGCTCAAGAATTTTAGATGTAACCTTAGTACTAACAAATACGCTTATAGCAGCTGCATCTGTGTCAAAATTTTCAGCGGTTAAACCTTCGTCAACCAGCGTGATATCGAATTTTTCGGTGTCTAAGTGCTGCGACAACTGTTCTCGGTCTGTATCTGTTACGTCGTAAAAGACGATTTTTATCTTATCCACCTAGTTGCCCTTTTTAGTAGTTATATGTAACCATAAGCGTATGAAGATTAAAACTATACAGGCTCGACAAATACTAGACTCTCGCGGAAATCCAACCGTAGAAGTTGATGTGTGGCTTAAAAATGGCGGCTTTGGACGAGCAGCAGTTCCTTCCGGTGCATCTACTGGCGAGCACGAGGCAATCGAGCTGCGCGATAACGACGAATCATTCCATGGCAAATCAGTTACTAAAGCTATCTCCAACATCCATACGATTATTGCGCCGGCCTTATTTGGCGTTAGCGCCGACGATCAGCATCATGTCGACCAAATAATGATCGATACCGATGGTTCAGACAATAAAGCTCGTTTGGGGGCCAACGCCATTTTAGGGGTGTCGCTAGCCGTCGCCAAAGCGGCTGCGGATGCAAAACACGTTGAATTGTTTGAACATATTGGTGCCATAATGGGAAATATCACATTTAGCTTACCGCGGCCTATGATAAATATCGTGAATGGTGGCCAGCACGCTCCTGGTGCAACTGAAATTCAGGAATTTATGATATTCCCAAAAAACCAAGAATCATTTGCTGATTCGATTCGGTGCGGTAGCGAAATATTTCATGAACTTAAAAAGCTATTTAAAGACAAAGGACTATCGACAACTGTTGGCGATGAGGGCGGTTTTGTTCCCGGTATTAAAGATAATACCGAGGTCCTGGACGCTATTGTTGCGGCAATTGAGAGTGCGGGCTATCAGCCTGGAACCGACGTAGAATTAGCGCTCGATGTTGCCGCTAGTGAATTCTACGAAAATGGTGCCTACACCCTAAATCACCAAAAAGACCCAGTAGACCAAGGTCACATGATTGAGTGGTTAGTTAAATTAGCAGACGCATACCCGATTACTTCGATCGAAGATGGCTTAGATCAAAATGACTGGTTGGGCTGGAATGCTCTTACTCACAGAATTGGCGACTCAGTGCAAATTGTTGGCGACGATCTGTTGGTGACAAACACAACTTTCCTTACTAAGGCTATCGAAACTAAAGCCTGTAACGCTATCTTAATTAAGCCAAACCAAATAGGCACCCTAACGGAAACACTAGAAGCGGTTAAAATCGCCAAACAACATAATTTTGGCACAATTATTTCTCATCGCTCTGGCGAAACCGAAGACACAACAATTGCTCACATAGCTGTTGGCGTGAATGCTGGCCAAATAAAAACCGGCTCTATGAGCCGCGGTGAACGAACGGCTAAATATAATGAATTGCTAAGAATAGGTGAAAAACTTACCTAGAATTTAGAAAATCTGGACGTCCAGCAACAACTCTAAACCAAACAACAACCGTATGCAGGACAAAACTTAGCAGTAATATACCCCCGATGTTTTGTGCAATAACATATATAGTAGGGTCAATAAGCGCACTTTTAAAACGAGCTACAACCCACGGCAGCATGGTCCAGACAACAATGAAGGCCGTTAGCGGCAACCCAATGATTATCACTTTTCGTACAGCATGCTCTAGTAAAGTCGATAGCGGGAGCTCTCCCTTATTCACGTACTGAGTTTTTAAAACCCATCGGTTATACAGCCCAACCAGTGTGTTTGCAGTCAGCCACAAAAACACATAGACAATTAACCCAACTATGACCCAAAAAAATATCGACGCCAAATAACTGGTTATTGGTAAGCTCTCAGTAAGACGAAGCAATATTTCAAAGTTATCGATTACGGTGCGATTAATAAGCTCGACTGTATCGTAACCTGCCAGCCGCTCAACTACATCTTGCCACGCAATCGTCACTACAAACAAAGCACTCAGAAAAAAATATCCAACCACCATAATTTTTGTAGTTGCAAGGTAGTGAATATCAGACATCAGATTCTTTGTCGGAGTCCTCGTCTATTTGTTTTGTAGGCGTGAAGGTTTGCGATGGCTGCGGTGGCTCGGGTTTTGGAATATTTTCAAGTAACTCGTCTGGGGCTCGCACGGCTTGGTTGTCGGCCGAATCCGTAAGAGGGCTCGATGCAAATTCAGCTGTATCGTCAGCTTTTTCAGCGACAGCCATGTTTTTTGCTCTGTAAAATGCATAGCCGCCGGCGCCTAAAACAACCATCATAAATAGGATACTGGCTAGCACAATAACCAGCGACAAGTCTGCGCTGGTAGGGTCTTCAAACGGTAGCTGAACGTTTGCGACAACTACGTAGTCTTCCTCGAACGCATCTACGTTCGTTGGATCGACTAAGGTTTGATAGTAATCATCCACTCGTACATATTGCGAAAATCCTCCCTCTCCTTGCACAATCTCAATTCGGTGCTCGCCTGGAGCAATGTCATTGAAGACCGCTACACCGTCTGAATCGGTTTGGGTTTCTCGCACCTGCGAATACAACTTAACTTGCTGACGCGCATATGGATCACCATGTATGTCGATAACTTTAACTTCTAGCCTATAACCTCTTGTAATAAATTGAGCTAACTCTAATTCAGTAGAATTGCCGGCGGTGTCAGTTATTTGGATAGTGTAATCAAAAATATGTCCAGCTGGTAAATTACCGTCAGCAACCACAATTGAGTGTTGGGTTGTATTGGCAGCTCCGGCTGATGACTGAGATAATACTTCGCCGGCTAACCCATAATTTAGTACGGCTCTTGCTTTTTCGTTCGTCTCAAAACTAACTTTAACCCCTGTAAAAGTTGGTTCAAGCACAACTTCGCTGCTTATAGCTGGTGCTTGTGAATCAATTTCAGGTTGAGACGGCGATTCGCTGGAGCTCCCTCCTGACGAACTCGATCCTGAGCCAGATGATCCACCTGAGCTTGGCGGGGTCGAACCAGATCCAGACGAAGACCCTGAACCTGAAGAGCTACCTGATCCTGTGTTCGATGAACCATCGTCAGGTTCATTAGGTTGAGTTGGCTCGCTCGGTTCGTCTGGTTGAGTTGGCTCGTCAGGCTCGGTCTCAACTGCACTAATCGCTATAGTCGTGTTTGTGGTTTGAGTGTCATAGGCTTCTCCTGCTGTTGCTGCATAAGTCTCGGCGGCAGTAAAAGTTAGCGCTGCTTCACCAGCAGCAATTGCTTCAAATTCTACGACGCCGATTGTTGCCTGCCCTACTACCCCAGGCGGGTAGGTACCTCGGACCATTCTTATAACACCAGAATTTTCACTACTCTCTACCGTCACCTCAGGATATGAGCTCGTAGAATAATCGAAATTTCTAAACGTTAATTTAGATTGATCAAAATTGATTTGTGCTTGGACTGAGTCACTTTCGCCGCTGCCTGTGTCGACAACCACAGCTACCCTGACCTTCTGTCCAACGTCCAAAGACGAAGTGTTGGGGCTGAAAGTAAAGTTTGCAGAGCCATCTACACTAAAAGACTGCCCAGAAAGAAGGGCAAAACTCGCTATACCTAATACCGCCAAAATGGTGGTAATTGGCAGCGATCTTAGTATTCGCATCATCCTGTCCACCTACTCAGCAGTATCGATAAATCTAATAAGTTTACTATTCCATCTGGCTGTCCATTACTGCCGCCGCCAATATCTACGGCCGATGTTGAACATCTGTTATCGCTATCTTGAGACGTTTGGCACAGCCAGTTAGACAACAGAAGAGAAAGGTCTAATAAATTAACTTTATTACTAGCATCATCATTGATGTTGCCTTTTACGCCAGTCCTTAGAGTTACTGGATCGCTTTTCGGCGAGCTGTTTCCTGATGAATCTACTGCTTCTATTTGGTACGAGAAGGAGGTATCTTCGCTAAGGCCTGTGTCTGTAAAGGATAAAGAATCAGTATCGCTAATAATTGCATCGTCTCTGAATAAACGATAGCTATCGACGGCAATATTGTCGGTACTGGCAGCCCAGCCAAGAGAAATACTGCTCGTTGAACGTGAAGTTTGGCGTAGATTAGCTGGCGTAGTTGGAGCTTCTGCATCCCCAACATCAAGGGTCACCGCAGAACTAGAATCTATGCTCGGGACCGCTTCTCCGCTGTACAGCAGTGTGGTATTCCCGCTGCTGCCATTGAGCGAAATGGTCGTTTGACCCGCGAAGTCTGTTTCTTCGAACTCAACAATAAACATCGTGCTTTGACCGCTCAATGCTTCGGTATTACCAGCGCCAAGAACGACAGAGCTATTAGCACCATCAAGGGCTTGACTTACATCGTCAGGTGTTTGTGTACTAAAGGAACTAGTTGATCTATCTAAACTCTTAAAGCGAACGTGATCTGAATTAAAATCAAGCTGAACTTGAGCTGTTTCATACAGCCGCGGCTGACCATCACTATCTTGACCGCCATTCACCTCTACAGTCACATAGTGAACTTGATCAATAGATTGTGCGCTAACTGTATATGTTGCTTGAGTCGAATTATCTGGTGATTCTTCCCCCGGATCGGAGCCTGAATCAGGGGTAATCCATTCTGGATTGTTTATGAGACTCGCTTGAGTATTGCTGACGCTGTTAATAGTTGTACTGCCCGACCCTTCCCTAAACTCCCAATGAGCCTGAAGCCCGGCGGTGTTAGAAATATCATTCGTGCTACTTTGAGTTATTTCTGAAATCGATAAGGCTTTATTCCATATCTTAACCTCATCAATCTGACCTCTCCATTCACGGTTGTCATTACCGGTGTTTGCCCCAATTAGTGTTTTATTAGAGCTGCCTACATTAAGCTGTCCGCTTGCTGCTTGTGAGCCAACCAAAACTCCGTCTTTATAGAGCTTCATCGTCGAGCCGTCGTAGGTCGCCGCTACATGAGCCCATTCTCCTTCTTGTAATGTTCCTGTGCCAGCTATTAGAGTTTGGGTATTTGCGCCAATTTTAAGCCTAAGTCGTAAATCTCCCCCACTTATTGTCGATATCATGAATTCGTGGTCATTGGCACTAACACCAGAAGCTCTAGAAATAATCCGGCAATCGTCGCTCGAACAATTACTGATTTGCTCGGGGTGCACCCAAGCCTCCAGTGTTATGCCAGAACCATTGTCCAAATTAAACTGGCTAGTACCAGCATCTACATACTGGTTCGAACCATCAAAGTACAGATTTATTCCAGATTTACTATGAGCTGGCTCGGTAGTTTTATTAGTTGGGATAGGCTCGGGTGGAGGCGCAGTACAGTTTGAACCTGTGCCCGTTGGCGTGCAGCTCGGCTGACCATTTTCGTTAACCGGCACCAATAAAACACTATCAATTCGTAAGCCATCATCTGTACCTATCAATCGAAAATCTAAAGAACCAGAAGCTTGAACATTAGCCACATCAATTTTTGAAGCGCTGTCTCCTGACTGAAAGTCAACCCACTGCCAATCAGTTGTAAGTGCTACCCCGCCTACCTGCTCAACACATTGATCAATTCCGGCACCACTAATTTCAAGCGCGTAAGAATTTGCTGAAGACCCAGATGCTGCTGAAACCCGCGTCCAAACTCGGTACGTGCCGTCTGGTGCGCTGGCGGGAACAGTGGTACTAAAAGTGGCCTCTCCAAATTCTGGGTTAACTGAACATAACCCGTGTGCTGGCATGGAGCTACCTAGTGTCAGCCACATAAGTGCAGCAACGAAAACTCCCACTGCATATAGACTAAATACACGTGCCGTTTTAGTGAAAGAGGCTACTGTCATATTGGTTGCCCCGTATCGTCCCAGACGTTTCCACTTCTGTCAGTAAGTGTGTTGTTATTGGTCCGCAGTGGGCCAAACTGATAATCACGCCCAAATCTATTATTTATTACCCTATCGTTTGTTGGCTCTCCATAGCCATTGCCCTTATCATTTATCTGTACGCTGTAGCCGCCACCATTAATCCAGTTAGCCTCAACCAGTATATTGTCTACATTGCCAATATTTGTTTGCATAATAATCACCTGCGAGTTGTTATAGCCAGGCTCGTCGTGACGCATATCAAAGAAGTTCCCACGAACTGTAACATTACTGCCACTCACCATTTGAACTCCGTCAGCGTGAGAATCTGGGATTGATCCTAAATGAGAGATATAATTTGATTCAATTAAAACATTAGAAAACGGTTTGATCGCGTCAGATCCATGGTGGTGAATGTGAAGCCGTCTAATAGTGGCGTTGGATGCTACAATTCCCGAGCTTGTACTATTGGTAATTTCACCGTCTTCGATAACCAAATTTTTAGATGCATTGCTTTCAAACACCCCATTGTATATGCCGTAACGACCCCCATTAATATAAAAGTCCCGCAGTGTAACGTTGTCGGCTAAAATCGTAACCTGACCGGTGAAGTGGTATCCCTCAACAATTCGAGACCCACCATTATTGGCGTTCAGCCATGCATCGTCTATTACTGTGCCACTTATTTTTGTCAGGCTTGAACGAGGGCTAATGTGGCCAGTGTTTTGAGCGTTCGGTTTTGTGTAACCCATCCACTGTTCTTCGTCGCCGCCACCACCACCGTCACTAGATGACTCTTGTCCGAACTCAATATATCCACCAGAAGCATTTGGATCATCATATTTTCGTGCGACTAAATCGTCGGTTGTAGCTGACTCAGCCTCAACAAATATCACTTGAGTGGCAGCTCTACTGGTCAAAATATAAAATGTTCCAACAACCGTAAGTCCAATGATAGAAGCTAACAAAAATGGATTTTTAAAGTCTATCGAATCTTTTAAAAGCAATACTTTTCTCACAATCTTCACTGTCGGTCTTGTAATTTACTTTTATTCACAGCAATATCACTAAAACTAAATTAGTTATGGCCAGCGTTAGTGGACCAACTGCGCGTGGAACGTCTTTAAGTTGTATGCCAATTAAAAAGTCAAAGGCTTGTACGAAAATCATGGTAACCGCCACCGCTACTAAATATTCTTCTGAACGAACTATAAATAAAGACAAGCCCACAAGCGCCAAAGCTAAGCTACGCGAATACGCATACATTGCGTTTACTGGATCAGTTTTTCTAGACTGCAAAAGTGCCTGCAGCGAAAACCCGCTACTAATTACTGCGCTAAGCGCAGTAACGGAGGTGCACAACCAAAATATCGTGCTCATGGTTTTGAGTATACGGTATTTTTACGGTTTATATAATAGATTCTTTATAAATTTACTCATTACCTGTCCTGCACTACAATAAATGGATGCGAAAAGAAGGCCACTCACGAGTTGAACTATTTATTGGGCTATTACGTATATCATTAGGTTTTTTGTTTTTATGGGCTTTTTTAGACAAATTTTTGGGACTCGGCTTTACGACGTGCAAGGACGTAATCTCTGGAGATGTTGAGTATTTCTGCAGCCAAGCCGTTGTTAACGGTGGCGCACCCGCTGAAGGCTTTCTTACCTACGCCACACAAGGACCACTCGCCAGCCTATTTCAATCAATCGCCAGCTGGTGGATAGTAAACGCTTTGTTTATTGTTGGACTTCTAGCAATTGGCGTGGCTCTAATGCTGGGTATAGGGGTGACAATTGCTGTTTATTCAGGGTCATTGCTAATGCTTTTGATGTATTTGGCAGTGCTGCCACCAGAGCATAATCCGCTACTCGATGAGCATGGTATCTATATTCTCAGCCTCTTTATTATTCTCTTAACGAACGATCGTCAACAGTTAGGCTTAGGAAAGTGGTGGAGCAACACAAAAATAGTAAAGCGCATTCCTGTTCTGAAATAAGGTTTCTACTGCCTTACGCCCCAAAAAACTGCAGTAGATTGTAAATAAAGATTGCTGGCCACACCATTGCTTTTAATAGCGCCAGAATAATATTCCAGAATCCATCAACTTGATTTACGAAGTAAACAGCTGCACCAATAAAAGACAGAAACAAGTTAAAGCCCATTGCTCCGTCTTTTTTACGATCAATTTTTATAAAGTTTTTTTCAGTCTTTGCCATGAAGGTATCTAATCATAATTAATGTGTATACGTCTAGTGAGGTAGCGACCGTGAAAGAGCGGTGCGTAGGGTGGAAAATAAATATCAGTGATTAGGGTGTCTGTCCACTGGGTGGGTAGCCTGCCGGCAGGCAGGCTTGCGAAATGCCGCAGGCATTTCTCACCTGACGACCTTACAGTTCGCAGTTTCGAGTCCTAAGCACCATTAGCTAAGAGTAAATTAAAAACCGCCCAAAAAGGACGGTTCTAAATTTACTCTTGGTAGCGGGGGTAGGACTCGAACCTACGACCTTCTGGTTATGAGCCAGACGAGCTGCCGCTGCTCCACCCCGCGTCGTCGAAATTGTTACCAACTTCCATATTCAAACAAGTTTGAATATTTACAGTTTACCGCAATTTCTCCTCTTAAGTTTTTCAAACAGTCATCTGAATAATAATTTCAAGCAGAATTCCTTGGTTTGATAAACTTGGGTTCGCACTGCGAACAATTCTAGAGCAGTTAACAGATTAACAAACAGAGGTAGCTATTGTCAACAAAGCAAAAACGACCTATTCAGCGCAGAGCGGCAA contains:
- a CDS encoding phosphopyruvate hydratase, translating into MKIKTIQARQILDSRGNPTVEVDVWLKNGGFGRAAVPSGASTGEHEAIELRDNDESFHGKSVTKAISNIHTIIAPALFGVSADDQHHVDQIMIDTDGSDNKARLGANAILGVSLAVAKAAADAKHVELFEHIGAIMGNITFSLPRPMINIVNGGQHAPGATEIQEFMIFPKNQESFADSIRCGSEIFHELKKLFKDKGLSTTVGDEGGFVPGIKDNTEVLDAIVAAIESAGYQPGTDVELALDVAASEFYENGAYTLNHQKDPVDQGHMIEWLVKLADAYPITSIEDGLDQNDWLGWNALTHRIGDSVQIVGDDLLVTNTTFLTKAIETKACNAILIKPNQIGTLTETLEAVKIAKQHNFGTIISHRSGETEDTTIAHIAVGVNAGQIKTGSMSRGERTAKYNELLRIGEKLT